One genomic segment of Motacilla alba alba isolate MOTALB_02 chromosome 1A, Motacilla_alba_V1.0_pri, whole genome shotgun sequence includes these proteins:
- the RASSF9 gene encoding ras association domain-containing protein 9 isoform X2 has protein sequence MASNEREIVVWVCQEEKIVCGLTKRTTCSEVIQALLEEHQTTFGEKKVLFGKPSDYCIVEKWRGSERVLPPLTKILRLWKAWGEEQANLHFVLVKSDAFLSFPLWKTAEAKVVQNVEKQWDLSPANYMKMLPIDKQKKIVRKTFRKLAKLKQDSVQQERDNMETLIHLIISQDHTIHQQVLRMKELDMEIEKCEAKFHLDRVANDGENYVQDSYLMINTSEAELQGSRPDDQKEMHDYLSKSEGILQVEERLKHHKQLIENLCAEIEREVHGICMEKTGESVRTEGAAVAELETSDLESVKYELEKSMKDGLRINSYLSCIQKELTYRDSLLQKKEKEYELLTEEFNLLHVKDNIETRLQSNEEPSKGSGISSNSIAVPDFVHRVTNLDINDTDSDTGISSTHSQDSEITAGDMVLLST, from the coding sequence ATGGCTTCAAATGAAAGAGAGattgtggtttgggtttgccAGGAGGAGAAGATTGTATGTGGCCTGACAAAGCGTACAACTTGCTCAGAAGTGATTCAAGCACTGCTTGAGGAACATCAGACAAcatttggagagaaaaaggtCCTTTTTGGAAAACCTAGTGATTACTGCATTGTAGAAAAATGGAGAGGCTCGGAGCGTGTACTGCCTCCCTTGACAAAGATTCTGAGACTCTGGAAGGCCTGGGGCGAAGAGCAGGCtaatttgcattttgtattGGTAAAGTCAGATGCTTTCCTCTCATTTCCATTGTGGAAGACAGCTGAAGCCAAGGTAGTACAAAATGTAGAAAAGCAGTGGGACCTCAGTCCAGCAAACTACATGAAGATGTTGCCAATagacaagcaaaagaaaattgtgaGGAAGACTTTCCGGAAACTGGCCAAGCTTAAGCAGGACAGTGTTCAGCAAGAGAGAGATAATATGGAGACCCTGATTCATCTGATCATTTCTCAAGATCATACCATTCATCAACAAGTCCTTAGAATGAAGGAACTAGATATGGAAATTGAAAAATGTGAAGCAAAATTCCATCTTGACCGTGTGGCGAATGATGGAGAAAATTATGTGCAGGATTCCTATTTAATGATCAATACAAGTGAGGCTGAACTGCAAGGGAGTAGGCCAGATGATCAAAAAGAGATGCATGACTATTTGAGCAAAAGTGAGGGAATTTTACAGGTTGAAGAGAGACTGAAACATCACAAACAGTTAATAGAGAACCTGTGTGCTGAAATTGAAAGAGAAGTACATGGTATATGTATGGAAAAAACCGGAGAGTCTGTTCGCACAGAAGGTGCAGCTGTTGCTGAACTGGAAACCTCAGATTTGGAAAGTGTAAAATATGAGCTGGAAAAAAGTATGAAAGATGGTCTGAGAATCAACTCATACCTAAGCTGCATCCAGAAAGAACTTACATACAGGGACTCACTGcttcaaaagaaggaaaaagaatatgAACTTCTtacagaagaatttaatttgCTACATGTTAAGGACAACATTGAAACTAGGCTTCAATCGAATGAAGAGCCATCCAAGGGCAGTGGCATCTCCAGTAACAGCATTGCTGTTCCTGACTTTGTTCATAGAGTGACTAATCTGGACATAAACGATACAGACTCTGACACTGGAATCAGCTCTACACACAGTCAGGACTCTGAAATAACTGCAGGGGACATGGTACTGTTGTCAACATAG
- the RASSF9 gene encoding ras association domain-containing protein 9 isoform X1, with protein sequence MAPFGRNLLKTRHKNRSPSKDMASNEREIVVWVCQEEKIVCGLTKRTTCSEVIQALLEEHQTTFGEKKVLFGKPSDYCIVEKWRGSERVLPPLTKILRLWKAWGEEQANLHFVLVKSDAFLSFPLWKTAEAKVVQNVEKQWDLSPANYMKMLPIDKQKKIVRKTFRKLAKLKQDSVQQERDNMETLIHLIISQDHTIHQQVLRMKELDMEIEKCEAKFHLDRVANDGENYVQDSYLMINTSEAELQGSRPDDQKEMHDYLSKSEGILQVEERLKHHKQLIENLCAEIEREVHGICMEKTGESVRTEGAAVAELETSDLESVKYELEKSMKDGLRINSYLSCIQKELTYRDSLLQKKEKEYELLTEEFNLLHVKDNIETRLQSNEEPSKGSGISSNSIAVPDFVHRVTNLDINDTDSDTGISSTHSQDSEITAGDMVLLST encoded by the coding sequence ATCTCCAAGCAAGGACATGGCTTCAAATGAAAGAGAGattgtggtttgggtttgccAGGAGGAGAAGATTGTATGTGGCCTGACAAAGCGTACAACTTGCTCAGAAGTGATTCAAGCACTGCTTGAGGAACATCAGACAAcatttggagagaaaaaggtCCTTTTTGGAAAACCTAGTGATTACTGCATTGTAGAAAAATGGAGAGGCTCGGAGCGTGTACTGCCTCCCTTGACAAAGATTCTGAGACTCTGGAAGGCCTGGGGCGAAGAGCAGGCtaatttgcattttgtattGGTAAAGTCAGATGCTTTCCTCTCATTTCCATTGTGGAAGACAGCTGAAGCCAAGGTAGTACAAAATGTAGAAAAGCAGTGGGACCTCAGTCCAGCAAACTACATGAAGATGTTGCCAATagacaagcaaaagaaaattgtgaGGAAGACTTTCCGGAAACTGGCCAAGCTTAAGCAGGACAGTGTTCAGCAAGAGAGAGATAATATGGAGACCCTGATTCATCTGATCATTTCTCAAGATCATACCATTCATCAACAAGTCCTTAGAATGAAGGAACTAGATATGGAAATTGAAAAATGTGAAGCAAAATTCCATCTTGACCGTGTGGCGAATGATGGAGAAAATTATGTGCAGGATTCCTATTTAATGATCAATACAAGTGAGGCTGAACTGCAAGGGAGTAGGCCAGATGATCAAAAAGAGATGCATGACTATTTGAGCAAAAGTGAGGGAATTTTACAGGTTGAAGAGAGACTGAAACATCACAAACAGTTAATAGAGAACCTGTGTGCTGAAATTGAAAGAGAAGTACATGGTATATGTATGGAAAAAACCGGAGAGTCTGTTCGCACAGAAGGTGCAGCTGTTGCTGAACTGGAAACCTCAGATTTGGAAAGTGTAAAATATGAGCTGGAAAAAAGTATGAAAGATGGTCTGAGAATCAACTCATACCTAAGCTGCATCCAGAAAGAACTTACATACAGGGACTCACTGcttcaaaagaaggaaaaagaatatgAACTTCTtacagaagaatttaatttgCTACATGTTAAGGACAACATTGAAACTAGGCTTCAATCGAATGAAGAGCCATCCAAGGGCAGTGGCATCTCCAGTAACAGCATTGCTGTTCCTGACTTTGTTCATAGAGTGACTAATCTGGACATAAACGATACAGACTCTGACACTGGAATCAGCTCTACACACAGTCAGGACTCTGAAATAACTGCAGGGGACATGGTACTGTTGTCAACATAG